One genomic region from Conexibacter woesei DSM 14684 encodes:
- a CDS encoding saccharopine dehydrogenase family protein has protein sequence MARNSEREYDVVLLGATGFTGALTAEYLARAATGADANGVAPTRLALAGRNMEKLRALTERLGVELPLVHADVEDAASLRALAESARVVATTVGPYIRYGEPLVAACAAAGTDYADLTGEPEFVDQMYVRHHAAAVRSGARLVHCCGFDSIPHDLGALFTVQQLPAGVPLQLDGFVRAGARFSGGTLDSALTAFSRLRSSARVAGERRKLEGRGDDGRRVHGARTVPRHVGGAIGWALPLPTIDPQVVLRSARALDRYGPDFTYGHYAAVKRLPVAVGAGVALPALVAAAQLGPVRNALRSRLGSGEGPSEAERARSWFKVRFVGVAGGGDGAGDAASARVTCEVAGGDPGYTETAKMLSESALCLAHDELPEISGQTTTAVAMGDALRRRLERAGMTFRVL, from the coding sequence ATGGCCAGGAATTCGGAGCGGGAGTACGACGTCGTGCTGCTCGGCGCGACGGGGTTCACGGGCGCGCTGACGGCGGAGTACCTCGCCCGCGCGGCGACGGGTGCCGACGCGAACGGCGTCGCGCCGACGCGTCTCGCGCTCGCGGGGCGCAACATGGAGAAGCTGCGGGCGCTGACGGAGCGGCTCGGCGTCGAGCTGCCGCTCGTGCACGCCGACGTCGAGGACGCCGCGTCGCTGCGCGCGCTCGCGGAATCCGCACGCGTCGTCGCGACCACCGTCGGCCCCTACATCCGCTACGGCGAGCCGCTCGTCGCCGCGTGCGCCGCGGCCGGCACCGACTACGCCGACCTGACCGGCGAGCCCGAGTTCGTCGACCAGATGTACGTGAGACATCACGCCGCCGCGGTTCGGAGCGGCGCGCGGCTCGTCCACTGCTGCGGCTTCGACTCGATCCCGCACGACCTCGGCGCGCTCTTCACGGTGCAGCAGCTGCCGGCCGGCGTGCCGCTCCAGCTCGACGGCTTCGTCCGCGCCGGTGCGAGATTCTCCGGCGGCACGCTCGACTCGGCCCTGACCGCGTTCTCGCGCCTGCGTTCGTCCGCGCGCGTCGCCGGCGAGCGGCGCAAGCTGGAGGGCCGCGGCGACGACGGCCGGCGCGTGCACGGCGCGCGGACCGTCCCGCGCCACGTCGGCGGCGCGATCGGCTGGGCGCTGCCGCTGCCGACGATCGACCCGCAGGTCGTGCTGCGCTCCGCGCGGGCGCTCGACCGCTACGGCCCCGATTTCACCTACGGCCACTACGCGGCGGTGAAGCGGCTGCCGGTCGCGGTCGGCGCGGGCGTCGCGCTGCCGGCGCTCGTCGCCGCGGCGCAGCTCGGCCCGGTCCGCAATGCGCTGAGAAGCCGGCTCGGCTCCGGCGAGGGCCCGAGCGAGGCGGAGCGGGCGCGGTCGTGGTTCAAGGTCCGCTTCGTCGGCGTGGCGGGCGGCGGCGACGGAGCGGGCGACGCCGCGAGCGCGCGCGTGACGTGCGAGGTCGCCGGGGGCGATCCCGGCTACACCGAGACGGCGAAGATGCTGTCGGAGTCGGCGCTCTGCCTCGCGCACGACGAGCTGCCCGAGATCAGCGGCCAGACGACGACGGCCGTCGCGATGGGCGACGCGCTGCGCCGCCGGCTGGAGCGCGCCGGGATGACGTTCCGCGTGCTCTGA
- a CDS encoding aldo/keto reductase, with amino-acid sequence MTTTASASGTFKIGGDLEVTRLGFGAMRIVGPGRWGEPRDRDEVLRVLRRLPELGVDFIDTADSYGPFVSEDLIAEALRPYERVVVATKGGFTRQGPNVWTEVGRPAYLRQCVQMSLRRLGVERIDLYQLHRIDPLEDRGAQFAELKAFQDEGLVRHLGLSEVTVEEIEAAREVFEVTTVQNRFNLVDRSAQDVLDYCEREGIGFIPWFPLASGALAAPGGVAAEVAAAHAATPGQVALAWLLQRSPVMLPIPGTSSVAHLEENVAAAALTLSDAEMAQLEAAAA; translated from the coding sequence ATGACCACGACAGCGAGTGCATCAGGCACGTTCAAGATCGGCGGCGACCTGGAGGTGACGCGGCTCGGCTTCGGCGCGATGCGGATCGTCGGCCCGGGGCGCTGGGGCGAGCCGCGCGACCGCGACGAGGTGCTGCGCGTGCTGCGGCGGCTGCCCGAGCTGGGCGTCGACTTCATCGACACCGCCGACTCCTACGGGCCGTTTGTCTCCGAGGACCTGATCGCCGAGGCGCTGCGCCCGTACGAGCGCGTCGTCGTCGCGACGAAGGGCGGCTTCACGCGCCAGGGCCCGAACGTCTGGACGGAGGTCGGGCGGCCGGCGTACCTGCGCCAGTGCGTGCAGATGAGCCTGCGGCGGCTCGGCGTCGAGCGGATCGACCTCTACCAGCTGCACCGCATCGACCCGCTGGAGGACCGCGGCGCGCAGTTCGCCGAGCTGAAGGCGTTCCAGGACGAGGGGCTCGTCCGCCACCTCGGCCTCAGCGAGGTCACGGTCGAGGAGATCGAGGCCGCGCGTGAGGTGTTCGAGGTCACGACCGTCCAGAACAGGTTCAACCTCGTCGACCGCTCCGCGCAGGACGTGCTCGACTACTGCGAGCGCGAGGGGATCGGCTTCATCCCCTGGTTCCCGCTCGCCTCCGGCGCGCTGGCCGCGCCGGGCGGCGTCGCCGCCGAGGTCGCCGCCGCGCACGCCGCGACCCCGGGACAGGTCGCGCTCGCGTGGCTGCTGCAGCGCAGCCCGGTGATGCTGCCGATCCCCGGCACCAGCTCGGTCGCGCACCTGGAGGAGAACGTCGCGGCCGCCGCGCTGACGCTGTCGGACGCGGAGATGGCGCAGCTGGAGGCCGCCGCGGCGTAG
- a CDS encoding aminopeptidase has protein sequence MSDDLERALNTVMERCLDIRSGENVLVIGDPGSRELAQALRDAAARYGADAVLAMMDERENDGTEPPPPIAAALTACDVYLAPTSRSLSHTRARKASNDLGSRGATLPGATAEMIARVMSVDFAQMKERTLAVTQLLTDADAAHITCARGSDLRLDLSGRKGMADIGEMTRPGTFGNLPAGEGFIAPLSGSGRLVASSLAPLGISPEPVILTVEDGHLTAADGPLGPEFFERLSTHGPNGTNVAELGVGTNDAAILTGNILEDEKILGTVHVAFGASMGIGGTVSVPIHLDVVVLEPTLDVGSTRVLDAGRWVL, from the coding sequence ATGTCCGACGACCTTGAACGCGCGCTGAACACCGTGATGGAGCGCTGCCTCGACATCAGATCCGGTGAGAACGTGCTCGTGATCGGCGACCCGGGATCGCGCGAGCTGGCGCAGGCGCTTCGCGACGCCGCCGCCCGCTACGGCGCCGACGCCGTGCTGGCGATGATGGACGAGCGCGAGAACGACGGCACCGAGCCGCCGCCGCCGATCGCTGCCGCGCTGACCGCCTGCGACGTCTACCTCGCGCCGACGTCGCGCTCGCTGTCGCACACGAGAGCGCGCAAGGCGTCGAACGACCTCGGCTCGCGCGGCGCGACGCTGCCGGGCGCGACCGCCGAGATGATCGCCCGTGTGATGTCGGTCGACTTCGCGCAGATGAAGGAGCGCACGCTCGCCGTCACGCAGCTGCTGACCGACGCCGACGCGGCGCACATCACCTGCGCGCGCGGCTCGGACCTGCGACTCGACCTCAGCGGTCGCAAGGGAATGGCCGACATCGGCGAGATGACGCGGCCGGGCACGTTCGGCAACCTGCCCGCCGGTGAGGGCTTCATCGCCCCGCTGTCCGGCAGCGGCCGGCTCGTCGCCTCGTCGCTCGCGCCGCTCGGCATCTCGCCCGAGCCGGTGATCCTGACCGTCGAGGACGGCCACCTGACGGCCGCCGACGGCCCGCTCGGGCCGGAGTTCTTCGAACGGTTGAGCACGCACGGCCCGAACGGGACGAACGTCGCCGAGCTGGGCGTCGGCACCAACGACGCCGCGATCCTCACCGGCAACATCCTCGAGGACGAGAAGATCCTCGGCACGGTCCATGTCGCGTTCGGCGCGAGCATGGGGATCGGCGGCACCGTCTCGGTTCCGATCCACCTCGACGTCGTCGTGCTGGAGCCGACGCTCGACGTCGGCTCGACGCGCGTGCTCGACGCCGGCAGATGGGTCCTCTGA
- a CDS encoding formimidoyltetrahydrofolate cyclodeaminase: MGPLSDAADAAPVLLAVPNVSEGRDDDAIDAIAAAFTGGDGVRLLDVHRDPDHNRSVVTLAGAPGALAPALAAGAREAIARIDLRANDGVHPHVGALDVAPVVHLTPDDRGAACAEALLAADLLARLGLPVLLYGALAQGRTRAQLRRGGPAALAARLADGELATDFGPPRPHPTAGTTLVAARPPLVAFNVVLRPPVTLEQARAIAAAIREGGDAELPGLRAIGLQLERAGEIQLSMNVERPDLTPLRDVVAAIAARAPIARAELVALAPEQAFAGFPADLPIPGFDPARHLIERALRAGS; encoded by the coding sequence ATGGGTCCTCTGAGCGACGCGGCCGACGCGGCGCCGGTGCTGCTCGCGGTCCCGAACGTCTCCGAGGGCCGCGACGACGACGCGATCGACGCGATCGCGGCGGCGTTCACCGGCGGCGACGGCGTGCGCCTGCTCGACGTCCACCGCGACCCCGACCACAACCGCTCCGTCGTCACGCTCGCCGGCGCGCCCGGCGCGCTCGCTCCCGCGCTCGCCGCCGGCGCGCGCGAGGCGATCGCGCGGATCGACCTGCGCGCCAACGACGGCGTCCACCCGCACGTCGGCGCGCTCGACGTCGCGCCGGTCGTCCACCTGACGCCGGACGACCGCGGCGCCGCGTGCGCGGAGGCGCTGCTCGCCGCCGACCTGCTCGCCCGCCTCGGCCTGCCGGTCCTGCTCTACGGCGCGCTCGCGCAGGGACGCACGCGCGCGCAGCTGCGGCGCGGCGGTCCGGCGGCGCTGGCCGCGCGGCTCGCGGACGGCGAGCTGGCGACCGACTTCGGCCCGCCGCGCCCGCACCCGACCGCGGGCACCACGCTCGTCGCGGCGCGCCCGCCGCTCGTCGCGTTCAACGTCGTCCTGCGCCCGCCCGTGACGCTGGAGCAGGCGCGCGCGATCGCCGCGGCGATCCGCGAAGGCGGCGACGCAGAGCTGCCGGGGCTGCGCGCGATCGGCCTGCAGCTGGAGCGTGCGGGGGAGATCCAGCTGTCGATGAACGTCGAGCGGCCCGACCTGACGCCGCTGCGCGACGTCGTCGCGGCGATCGCCGCGCGCGCTCCGATCGCCCGCGCGGAGCTGGTCGCGCTCGCGCCCGAGCAGGCGTTCGCCGGCTTCCCCGCCGACCTCCCGATCCCAGGCTTCGACCCCGCGCGCCATCTGATCGAGCGGGCGCTGCGGGCCGGCAGCTGA